AAAATTAGGATAATGAGAAAGACTTCCAGAAAAATTCAATCGAATAATATGGATCCGCTTGTCGTTCTGGCAGGCGGATTTTTGGTAATGAGAGCCCAAAGAACCTGTTGAAAAAGGAAAACGGTCACTCATAAAGTCAATGAGAGCTCGAGAACCTGTATAAAAAGGAGAAACGGTCACTCATGAGGTCAATGAGAGCCCGCGAACCTGTTGAAAAAGGAGAAACGGTCACTCATGAGGTCAATGAGAGCCCAAGAACCTGTTAAAAAAGGAAATAAGGTCACTCATAAGGTCGATAAGAAATATAAAACTAGTCGCCAGAAATACGCTTGAAAATGAGGTTATGCTATTATTATTAGGTGGAGGTGATTTAGGATGATTTACATTGGTGTAACAGGGTGGGGGGATCATGATAGCCTATATCCGGACCACACCTTACCTCGAGACAAACTAAAAGAATATGCAGGTCATTTTCCTACCGTAGAAGTCGACACCGCTTTCTATGCGATTCAACCAAGAAGAAATGCAGTTAAGTGGGTCAACGACACAACAGACTCATTCCAGTTCATAATTAAAGCGTACCAGGGTATGACAGGTCATAAGCGTGGCGAAACCCCATTCGCAACCAAACAAGAAATGTTTCAGGCTTTCAAAGAGTCTCTAGAACCATACATAGAAGCAAACAAATTAGCAATGGTCCTATTTCAGTTTCCGCCCTGGTTCGATTGTAAGCGGGAAAACGTGGAATATTTACGTTGGTGTAAAAATGCAATGGGTGATTTACCTTGTGCACTCGAGTTCAGGCACCAATCTTGGTTTACAACCAGATATCGCCAGCATACACTAGATTTTATGAAAGAGGAAAGATGGATACATAGTATTTGCGATGAACCCCAATCAGGTGAGGGTTCCAT
This genomic stretch from Neobacillus niacini harbors:
- a CDS encoding DUF72 domain-containing protein; translation: MIYIGVTGWGDHDSLYPDHTLPRDKLKEYAGHFPTVEVDTAFYAIQPRRNAVKWVNDTTDSFQFIIKAYQGMTGHKRGETPFATKQEMFQAFKESLEPYIEANKLAMVLFQFPPWFDCKRENVEYLRWCKNAMGDLPCALEFRHQSWFTTRYRQHTLDFMKEERWIHSICDEPQSGEGSIPAVLEAIDSEKLLIRFHGRNVHGWQKRQAENWREVRYLYRYNQQELEEWANIIRQLAKESANVYVLFNNNSGGDAADNAKEMIDLLNIKYEDLAPRQLDLF